From the Brassica napus cultivar Da-Ae unplaced genomic scaffold, Da-Ae ScsIHWf_3088;HRSCAF=3902, whole genome shotgun sequence genome, one window contains:
- the LOC106451855 gene encoding protein ETHYLENE INSENSITIVE 3 has protein sequence MMFNEMGMCGNMDFFSPASLGEVDFCPAPAHPEPDSVVEDDYTDDEIDVDELERRMWRDKMRLKRLKEQDKSGSKEGVDAAKQRQSQEQARRKKMSRAQDGILKYMLKMMEVCKAQGFVYGIIPENGKPVTGASDNLREWWKDKVRFDRNGPAAISKYQAENNIPGVREGSNPIGPTPHTLQELQDTTLGSLLSALMQHCDPPQRRFPLEKGVPPPWWPNGKEDWWPQLGLPKDQGPAPYKKPHDLKKAWKVGVLTAVIKHMFPDIAKIRKLVRQSKCLQDKMTAKESATWLAIINQEESLARELYPESCPPVSLSGGGSCSLLMNDCSQYDVDGLEKETHYEVEELKPEKVNFGMAANFPVKEEVPSEFMRKRKPSRELNTMMDRTIFTCENTGCAHGDVSRGFLDRNSRDNHQFVCPHRDSGLPYGAPSRFHVSEVKPVVGFSQPRPVNSVSQPIDLTGIGVPEDGQKMISELMSMYDRNVQSNQNQTSMVMETQLLQPTVQNHQEHLQFQGNMVEGSFFEDLNIPNRVNNQVFFQGNNNNSGFKYDTAHTNNNNNFEAAHNNGSSNRFQLVFDSPPFDMASFDYRDDMSMPGVVGTMDGMQQKQQDVSIWF, from the coding sequence ATGATGTTTAACGAGATGGGAATGTGCGGGAACATGGACTTCTTCTCCCCCGCATCTCTCGGAGAAGTTGACTTCTGTCCCGCGCCCGCACACCCCGAACCCGACTCAGTCGTTGAAGACGACTACACCGACGACGAGATCGACGTCGACGAGCTCGAGAGGAGGATGTGGAGGGACAAGATGCGGCTCAAGCGTCTCAAGGAGCAGGACAAGAGCGGCAGCAAAGAAGGAGTCGACGCAGCCAAGCAGAGGCAGTCTCAGGAGCAAGCCAGGAGGAAGAAGATGTCCAGAGCTCAAGACGGGATCTTGAAGTACATGCTGAAGATGATGGAGGTCTGCAAAGCTCAGGGCTTTGTGTATGGGATCATCCCTGAGAACGGGAAGCCTGTGACTGGGGCCTCTGATAATCTCAGGGAGTGGTGGAAAGATAAGGTGAGGTTTGATCGGAACGGTCCCGCTGCTATAAGTAAGTACCAAGCGGAGAACAACATCCCTGGGGTTCGTGAAGGTAGCAACCCCATTGGACCTACTCCGCATACGTTGCAGGAGCTTCAGGACACGACTCTGGGGTCGCTTTTGTCGGCGTTGATGCAGCACTGTGATCCTCCTCAGAGAAGGTTTCCTTTGGAGAAAGGCGTGCCTCCTCCGTGGTGGCCTAATGGGAAAGAGGACTGGTGGCCGCAGCTTGGTTTGCCTAAGGACCAAGGTCCTGCTCCTTACAAGAAGCCTCATGATCTCAAGAAGGCGTGGAAGGTTGGAGTGTTGACTGCGGTTATCAAGCATATGTTTCCTGATATTGCGAAGATCAGGAAGCTCGTGAGGCAGTCCAAGTGCTTGCAGGATAAGATGACTGCTAAGGAGAGTGCTACTTGGCTTGCTATTATTAACCAGGAAGAGTCCTTGGCTAGGGAGCTTTACCCTGAGTCCTGTCCTCCTGTTTCTTTGTCCGGTGGTGGTAGCTGCTCGCTTCTGATGAATGATTGTAGTCAGTACGACGTTGATGGTTTGGAGAAGGAGACTCACTATGAAGTGGAGGAGCTCAAGCCGGAGAAAGTTAACTTTGGGATGGCTGCTAACTTCCCTGTGAAGGAAGAAGTTCCATCGGAGTTCATGAGGAAGAGGAAGCCAAGCAGAGAGCTGAACACTATGATGGACAGAACCATCTTCACCTGCGAGAACACTGGGTGCGCGCATGGCGATGTCAGCCGTGGTTTTCTTGATAGGAACTCAAGAGACAACCATCAGTTTGTTTGTCCACATCGAGACAGCGGCTTACCCTATGGAGCACCGTCCAGGTTCCATGTCAGTGAAGTTAAGCCGGTGGTTGGATTCTCTCAGCCAAGGCCAGTGAACTCGGTTTCTCAGCCAATTGACTTAACCGGTATTGGAGTTCCTGAAGATGGACAGAAGATGATCTCCGAGCTCATGTCCATGTACGACAGAAACGTCCAGAGCAACCAAAACCAAACTTCTATGGTCATGGAGACTCAACTGCTTCAACCAACGGTCCAGAATCATCAAGAACATCTCCAGTTTCAAGGAAACATGGTGGAAGGAAGTTTCTTTGAAGACTTGAACATTCCAAACAGAGTGAACAACCAAGTGTTCTTCCAAgggaacaacaacaacagtggGTTCAAGTACGATACGGCgcacaccaacaacaacaacaactttgaAGCTGCGCATAACAACGGTAGCAGCAACAGGTTTCAGCTTGTGTTTGATTCTCCACCGTTTGATATGGCCTCATTCGATTACAGAGATGATATGTCAATGCCGGGAGTAGTAGGAACGATGGATGGTATGCAGCAGAAGCAGCAAGATGTATCCATATGGTTCTAA